A genome region from Micromonospora peucetia includes the following:
- a CDS encoding LacI family DNA-binding transcriptional regulator → MTKRLTEVAKKAGVSEATVSRVLNGRDGVSEATRTAVLTALDVLGYERPTKLRGERARLVGLVLPELQNPIFPALAEVVTGSLAQRGFTPALCARTIGGVSEMDYVEMLLDHQVSGVIFAGGSYALADARHDHYRRLTDRGLPVVLVNAGVDELGFPRVSTDDAVAVEQAYGHLRSLGHERIGMVLGPEGHVPSRRKLGAMVQAAGWVDGSAHVERSSFSMEGARVAATKLVERGVTGIICASDVLALGAIRAARRLGRSVPADVSVVGFDDSAFMTCTDPPLTTVRQPIETMGQAAVDLLVTQIEGVGVLHDELLFEPELVVRGSTAPAPGR, encoded by the coding sequence GTGACGAAGCGGTTGACGGAAGTTGCCAAGAAGGCGGGCGTCAGCGAGGCCACCGTCAGCCGGGTGCTCAACGGCCGGGACGGGGTCTCCGAGGCGACCCGGACGGCCGTGCTGACCGCGCTGGACGTGCTCGGCTACGAGCGGCCGACCAAGCTGCGCGGCGAGCGTGCCCGGCTGGTCGGGCTGGTGCTGCCCGAGTTGCAGAACCCGATCTTCCCGGCGCTCGCCGAGGTGGTCACCGGGTCACTCGCCCAGCGTGGCTTCACCCCCGCGCTCTGCGCCCGGACCATCGGTGGCGTCTCCGAGATGGACTACGTGGAGATGCTCCTCGACCATCAGGTCTCCGGGGTGATCTTCGCCGGTGGCTCGTACGCGCTCGCCGACGCCCGGCACGACCACTACCGCCGGCTGACCGACCGGGGCCTGCCGGTGGTGCTGGTCAACGCGGGTGTGGACGAGTTGGGCTTCCCCCGGGTGTCCACCGACGACGCGGTGGCGGTGGAGCAGGCGTACGGGCACCTGCGCTCGCTCGGGCACGAGCGGATCGGGATGGTGCTCGGCCCGGAGGGGCACGTGCCGTCCCGGCGCAAGCTGGGCGCGATGGTCCAGGCCGCGGGCTGGGTCGACGGCTCGGCCCACGTCGAGCGCTCCAGCTTCTCCATGGAGGGGGCGCGGGTCGCCGCGACCAAGCTGGTCGAGCGTGGCGTGACCGGCATCATCTGTGCCAGTGACGTGCTGGCCCTGGGCGCCATCCGGGCCGCCCGGCGGCTGGGTCGTTCGGTGCCGGCCGATGTGTCGGTGGTGGGCTTCGACGACTCCGCGTTCATGACCTGCACCGATCCGCCGTTGACCACGGTGCGGCAGCCGATCGAGACGATGGGGCAGGCTGCGGTGGACCTGCTGGTCACCCAGATCGAGGGGGTCGGCGTGCTGCACGACGAGCTGCTGTTCGAGCCCGAACTGGTGGTACGCGGTTCCACCGCGCCCGCCCCCGGCCGCTGA
- a CDS encoding dihydrolipoyl dehydrogenase family protein — protein sequence MADPELVDVVVVGLGVGGEEVAGRLAEAGLTVVGVERDLVGGECPYWGCVPSKMMIRAANAIAEARRVDGLAGSAEVRPDWAPVARRIREEATDTWDDTVAVERFTGRGGRFVRGSARLDGAGRVRVGDRVFQARHGIVLGTGTRPSVPPVDGLADTPYWTNRQAIEVEELPESLLVLGGGAIGLELAQVFARFGVRVTVVEALDRVLAVEEPEASEVAAAALRADGVEIHTGVQAERVSHDGRGFTLHATGGTALTAERLLVVTGRRAHLDELGLDTVGVDAGRRYLPVDDRLHVTEGIWAVGDVTGEGAFTHVAMYQAGIVVADVLDHVRRGDGGADPSGTASVVGGAVGVVSALGTTGSSGSAGSVPRADYRALPRVTFTDPEVGAVGLTERQARERGVNVQVGLAELSSSARGWIHKSGNEGFVKLVADADQGVLIGATSVGPAGGEVLSGLVVAVHAAVPLAELRHMIYAYPTFHRTIEDALRNLS from the coding sequence ATGGCGGATCCGGAACTGGTGGACGTGGTCGTGGTCGGGCTCGGGGTCGGCGGCGAGGAGGTGGCCGGGCGGCTCGCCGAGGCGGGGCTGACCGTCGTCGGCGTCGAACGCGACCTGGTCGGTGGGGAGTGCCCCTACTGGGGATGCGTCCCGAGCAAGATGATGATCCGGGCGGCCAACGCGATCGCCGAGGCCCGCCGGGTCGACGGGCTCGCCGGCAGCGCCGAGGTCCGGCCCGACTGGGCGCCGGTCGCGAGGCGGATCCGCGAGGAGGCCACCGACACCTGGGACGACACGGTCGCGGTGGAACGGTTCACCGGCAGGGGCGGACGGTTCGTCCGGGGCAGCGCCCGGCTCGACGGCGCCGGCCGGGTCAGGGTCGGCGATCGGGTCTTCCAGGCCCGGCACGGGATCGTGCTCGGCACCGGCACCAGACCGTCCGTGCCGCCGGTCGACGGGCTGGCCGACACGCCGTACTGGACCAACCGGCAGGCGATCGAGGTCGAGGAACTGCCGGAGTCGCTGCTGGTGCTGGGTGGCGGGGCGATCGGGCTGGAACTGGCCCAGGTGTTCGCCCGGTTCGGCGTCCGGGTCACCGTGGTCGAGGCCCTGGACCGGGTGCTCGCCGTCGAGGAGCCGGAGGCGTCCGAGGTGGCCGCCGCCGCGCTGCGCGCCGACGGGGTGGAGATCCACACCGGGGTGCAGGCGGAGCGGGTGAGCCACGACGGGCGCGGCTTCACCCTGCACGCGACGGGCGGGACGGCGCTCACCGCCGAGCGGCTGCTGGTGGTGACCGGCCGCCGGGCCCACCTGGACGAGCTGGGCCTGGACACCGTCGGGGTGGACGCCGGCCGCCGTTACCTGCCCGTCGACGACCGGCTGCACGTCACCGAGGGGATCTGGGCGGTCGGTGACGTCACCGGTGAGGGCGCGTTCACCCACGTCGCGATGTACCAGGCGGGAATCGTCGTCGCCGACGTGCTCGACCACGTCCGGCGCGGCGACGGCGGGGCTGACCCCAGCGGCACCGCGAGCGTGGTGGGCGGGGCGGTCGGCGTGGTGAGCGCGCTCGGCACGACCGGGTCGAGCGGCTCCGCCGGCTCCGTGCCGCGCGCCGACTACCGGGCGCTGCCCCGGGTGACCTTCACCGATCCCGAGGTCGGCGCGGTCGGCCTAACCGAGCGGCAGGCCCGTGAGCGGGGCGTCAACGTGCAGGTCGGCCTCGCCGAGCTGTCGTCGTCGGCGCGGGGCTGGATCCACAAGAGCGGCAACGAGGGCTTCGTCAAGCTCGTCGCGGACGCCGACCAGGGCGTGCTGATCGGTGCCACCTCGGTGGGGCCGGCCGGTGGCGAGGTGCTCTCCGGGCTGGTGGTGGCGGTACACGCGGCGGTGCCGCTCGCCGAACTCCGGCACATGATCTACGCGTACCCGACCTTCCACCGGACCATCGAGGACGCGTTGCGCAACCTGTCCTGA
- a CDS encoding serine hydrolase domain-containing protein, whose amino-acid sequence MRTRFSAVHDCFAELLAEGRETGAGLAIWYDGEPVVDIFGGERSAGRPWLPDTLVNVYSVAKPVAALCLLALVDRGRLDLDDHVAEHWPGFRAPATVRQVLTHTAGLPAFPVPRPAAAVADWDLLCADLAAAEPEWPPGSVAGEHAWTYGHLVGELVRRVDGRSVGRFLAEEIAGPWRLDLGFGLGGADQRRCAELRYGDPGWPDRVAGEPGSLWARALDNPPGGRDLSVVNSPLWRGAEVPAVNLHSTAGALARLYAGLLAGGVLDGVRLFSRELVAEATRVQYDGDDLLLGRRTRWTLGMQWEPDGSWGMGGIGGSSAWADPGRGYTFAYATSHLADHDRVEALADALHSCL is encoded by the coding sequence ATGCGCACCCGCTTCTCCGCCGTCCACGACTGCTTCGCCGAGCTGCTCGCCGAGGGCCGGGAGACCGGGGCCGGCCTGGCGATCTGGTACGACGGCGAACCGGTGGTCGACATCTTCGGCGGCGAACGGTCGGCGGGACGGCCGTGGCTGCCGGACACGCTGGTGAACGTCTACTCCGTCGCCAAGCCGGTCGCCGCGCTCTGCCTGTTGGCGCTGGTCGACCGGGGCCGGCTCGACCTGGACGACCACGTCGCCGAGCACTGGCCCGGCTTCCGCGCCCCGGCCACCGTCCGCCAGGTGCTGACGCACACCGCCGGGCTGCCGGCCTTCCCGGTGCCCCGGCCGGCCGCCGCCGTCGCGGACTGGGACCTGCTCTGCGCCGACCTCGCCGCTGCCGAGCCGGAGTGGCCGCCCGGCTCCGTCGCGGGCGAGCACGCCTGGACGTACGGGCACCTGGTCGGTGAGCTGGTGCGGCGGGTCGACGGGAGGTCGGTGGGTCGCTTCCTGGCTGAGGAGATCGCCGGGCCGTGGCGGCTGGATCTCGGCTTCGGCCTCGGCGGGGCGGACCAGCGGCGCTGTGCCGAGCTGCGGTACGGCGATCCGGGGTGGCCGGACCGGGTGGCCGGCGAGCCGGGTTCGCTGTGGGCGCGGGCGCTGGACAACCCGCCCGGCGGCCGGGACCTGTCGGTGGTGAACAGTCCGCTCTGGCGGGGCGCCGAGGTGCCGGCCGTCAACCTGCACTCGACCGCGGGCGCCCTGGCCCGCCTCTACGCGGGCCTGCTCGCCGGTGGCGTCCTCGACGGCGTACGGCTGTTCAGCCGGGAGCTGGTGGCCGAGGCGACCCGGGTCCAGTACGACGGCGACGACCTGCTGCTCGGCCGGCGGACCCGGTGGACGCTGGGCATGCAGTGGGAGCCCGACGGCAGTTGGGGCATGGGCGGGATCGGCGGCAGCTCCGCCTGGGCCGATCCCGGGCGCGGCTACACCTTCGCCTACGCCACCTCCCACCTGGCCGACCACGACCGGGTCGAAGCCCTGGCGGACGCCCTGCACTCCTGCCTCTGA
- a CDS encoding phytoene/squalene synthase family protein, protein MDTDLTAAYDHSRELHRRHGRTYYLATRLLPAWKRRHVHALYGFTRYADEIVDRTEELPPAERAARLDDWAGRFVAGLHGEPVDDPLLPAVLHTIAVFDLDRDDFASFLSSMAMDLTVTSYRTYDHLLDYMEGSAAVIGTMMLPILGSSDPAAAREPARQLGFAFQLTNFIRDVAEDLDRGRTYLPDEDLALFGVTREELAEARARGRSTARIRELIAYEVTRAQAHYAAAAPGITLLVPASQACMRTAYALYGGILDEVAALDFDVFAARALVPRHRRLAVAARALLTPAGTPVVIPGPALMPGPLTVSTP, encoded by the coding sequence GTGGACACGGATCTCACCGCGGCCTATGACCACAGCCGTGAGCTGCACAGACGACACGGCCGCACCTACTATCTCGCCACCCGGCTGCTGCCCGCCTGGAAACGGCGACATGTGCACGCCCTGTACGGATTCACGCGCTACGCCGACGAGATCGTCGACCGCACCGAGGAACTGCCCCCGGCCGAGCGCGCCGCGCGCCTCGACGACTGGGCCGGCCGCTTCGTCGCCGGCCTGCACGGCGAACCGGTGGACGACCCGCTGCTCCCCGCCGTGCTGCACACGATCGCCGTCTTCGATCTCGACCGGGACGACTTCGCGTCGTTCCTCAGCAGCATGGCGATGGACCTGACGGTCACCTCGTACCGCACCTACGACCACCTGCTCGACTACATGGAGGGCTCGGCGGCGGTGATCGGCACCATGATGCTGCCGATCCTGGGCAGCTCGGACCCGGCGGCGGCCCGGGAGCCGGCCCGCCAGCTCGGCTTCGCCTTCCAGCTCACCAACTTCATCCGGGACGTGGCCGAGGACCTCGACCGGGGGCGGACCTACCTGCCCGACGAAGACCTGGCCCTGTTCGGCGTCACCCGCGAGGAGTTGGCCGAGGCGCGCGCCCGGGGCCGCTCCACGGCACGGATCCGGGAGCTGATCGCGTACGAGGTGACCCGCGCCCAGGCGCACTACGCCGCCGCCGCCCCCGGGATCACCCTGCTCGTGCCCGCGTCGCAGGCCTGCATGCGCACCGCGTACGCGCTGTACGGCGGCATCCTGGACGAGGTGGCCGCGCTGGACTTCGACGTCTTCGCCGCCCGGGCGCTGGTGCCGCGGCACCGCCGGCTGGCGGTGGCCGCCCGCGCCCTGCTCACCCCGGCCGGCACGCCGGTGGTGATCCCCGGTCCCGCCCTGATGCCTGGCCCGCTGACCGTGTCCACCCCGTGA
- a CDS encoding polyprenyl synthetase family protein, with protein MANDAVAENALRVAPAGPTEGDNPVRAVLAAYTKDLVTAVEDTLAAFLAGEVDALTGIDAAMGGFAATARDCVLAGGKRVRPAFAYWGWRGAGGDVAALPPVLPAFAALELLHTFALVQDDVMDASATRRGRPTVHVALAARHAAAGHRGDPRRFGETVAVLIGDLCMVWADRLLAHAALPPARLLDVRRCYDQMRVETVAGQYLDVLGESDAANWSVDRALRVARYKTASYTVQQPLLFGARLAGVGDDAPLSAAYTRYGLAVGEAFQLCDDLLDSYGDPVTTGKSAGDDLRAGKPTVLLMLARQLATPTQRRALDRVGAGDAGVARLTELVADTGAVDRVERMISDRIAEALTALDTVSIDETTRTALTGLATAATDRRA; from the coding sequence ATGGCCAACGACGCAGTTGCGGAGAATGCGCTCCGGGTGGCCCCCGCCGGCCCGACCGAAGGCGACAACCCGGTCCGCGCGGTCCTGGCCGCGTACACGAAAGACCTGGTCACGGCGGTGGAAGACACCCTCGCCGCCTTCCTGGCCGGCGAGGTCGACGCACTGACCGGGATCGACGCGGCGATGGGCGGATTCGCCGCGACGGCCCGCGACTGCGTGCTGGCCGGCGGCAAGCGCGTCCGCCCCGCGTTCGCCTACTGGGGCTGGCGCGGGGCGGGCGGCGACGTGGCCGCGCTGCCGCCGGTGCTGCCGGCGTTCGCCGCCCTGGAGTTGCTGCACACCTTCGCCCTCGTGCAGGACGACGTGATGGACGCCTCCGCCACCCGGCGGGGCCGGCCGACCGTCCACGTGGCGCTGGCCGCCCGGCACGCCGCCGCCGGCCACCGGGGCGACCCGCGTCGGTTCGGCGAGACGGTCGCGGTGCTGATCGGCGACCTCTGCATGGTCTGGGCGGACCGGCTCCTCGCACACGCCGCGCTGCCGCCGGCCCGACTGCTCGACGTCCGGCGCTGCTACGACCAGATGCGCGTGGAAACCGTCGCCGGGCAGTACCTCGACGTGCTCGGCGAGAGCGACGCGGCGAACTGGTCGGTCGACCGGGCGCTGCGGGTCGCCCGCTACAAGACCGCAAGCTACACGGTGCAGCAGCCGCTGCTCTTCGGCGCCCGGCTGGCCGGCGTAGGGGACGACGCCCCGCTGTCCGCCGCGTACACCCGCTACGGGCTCGCCGTCGGCGAGGCGTTCCAGCTCTGCGACGACCTGCTCGACAGCTACGGCGACCCGGTGACGACCGGCAAGTCGGCCGGCGACGACCTGCGCGCCGGTAAGCCGACCGTGCTGCTGATGCTGGCCCGGCAGCTCGCCACGCCGACCCAGCGGCGCGCGCTGGACCGGGTCGGCGCCGGGGATGCGGGGGTCGCCCGCCTCACCGAGCTGGTCGCCGACACCGGGGCGGTCGACCGGGTCGAGCGCATGATCTCCGACCGGATCGCCGAGGCGCTGACCGCGCTCGACACCGTGTCGATCGACGAGACCACGCGCACCGCGCTCACCGGTCTCGCCACCGCCGCCACCGACCGGCGGGCATGA
- the crtI gene encoding phytoene desaturase family protein, translating into MRTVDGRTDRVVVVGAGLGGLACALHLAGSGRQVTVLEREPVPGGRAGRLGVDGYEFDTGPTVLTMPDLIAEALGAVGEELDDWLDLTPLDPAYRAHYPDGSTLDVITDTTRMAAEIARVCGPREADGYLRFVDYARKLWQWERADFIERNLDAPTDLLTGNLLKLLAGGAFRRLQTKINQFFRDPRTQRIFSFQAMYAGLAPHDALAIYAVIAYLDSVAGVYFPRGGVHAVSRGMAGAAEKHGVEIRYDTTVTRVETANGRATGVLTADGERIPADVVVLNPDLPVAYRDLLPPTRPRRLTYSPSCVVLHIGSTQGYGKIAHHNIHFGRSWRGTFDEVIRRGELMSDPSLLVTNPSRTDPTVAPAGRHTYYVLAPVPNLERAPFDWRGDLTDRYAGQLVGTLEERGYVGFGAGVEVLRAVTPAEWAEQGMAAGTPFAAAHSLFQTGPFRPSNLHRTLPNVVFVGSGTQPGVGVPMVLISGKLAASRITGGS; encoded by the coding sequence GTGCGCACCGTTGACGGGCGTACGGACCGGGTGGTCGTGGTCGGCGCCGGGCTGGGCGGGCTGGCCTGCGCGCTGCACCTGGCGGGCAGCGGTCGACAGGTGACCGTGCTGGAACGCGAACCGGTGCCGGGCGGTCGGGCCGGCCGGCTCGGCGTGGACGGCTACGAGTTCGACACCGGGCCCACCGTGCTCACCATGCCGGACCTGATCGCCGAGGCGCTCGGCGCGGTCGGCGAGGAGCTGGACGACTGGCTCGACCTCACCCCGCTCGACCCGGCCTACCGGGCCCACTACCCGGACGGCTCGACGCTCGACGTCATCACCGACACCACCCGGATGGCCGCCGAGATCGCCCGGGTCTGCGGCCCCCGCGAGGCCGACGGCTACCTGCGTTTCGTCGACTACGCGCGCAAGCTCTGGCAGTGGGAACGCGCCGACTTCATCGAGCGCAACCTGGACGCGCCCACCGACCTGCTCACCGGCAACCTGCTGAAGCTGCTGGCGGGCGGCGCCTTCCGCCGGCTCCAGACGAAGATCAACCAATTCTTCCGGGACCCGCGCACCCAGCGGATCTTCTCGTTCCAGGCGATGTACGCCGGCCTCGCGCCACACGACGCGCTGGCCATCTACGCGGTCATCGCGTACCTCGACTCGGTGGCCGGGGTCTACTTCCCGCGCGGCGGCGTCCACGCGGTCTCCCGGGGCATGGCCGGCGCCGCCGAGAAGCACGGCGTCGAGATCCGCTACGACACCACGGTGACCCGGGTGGAGACGGCGAACGGCCGGGCCACCGGCGTGCTGACCGCCGACGGCGAGCGGATCCCGGCCGACGTGGTCGTGCTCAATCCCGACCTGCCGGTCGCCTACCGCGACCTGCTGCCGCCGACCCGTCCGCGCCGGCTCACCTACTCCCCGTCCTGCGTGGTCCTGCACATCGGGTCGACGCAGGGGTATGGGAAGATCGCCCACCACAACATCCACTTCGGACGGTCCTGGAGGGGCACCTTCGATGAGGTCATCCGGCGGGGCGAGCTGATGAGCGACCCGTCCCTGCTGGTCACCAACCCGAGCCGGACCGACCCGACGGTGGCGCCCGCCGGGCGGCACACCTACTACGTGCTCGCCCCGGTGCCCAACCTCGAACGGGCACCGTTCGACTGGCGGGGCGACCTCACCGACCGCTACGCCGGCCAGCTCGTCGGCACCCTGGAGGAACGCGGCTACGTCGGCTTCGGTGCCGGCGTCGAGGTGCTGCGGGCCGTGACCCCGGCCGAGTGGGCGGAGCAGGGCATGGCCGCCGGCACCCCGTTCGCCGCCGCGCACAGCCTCTTCCAGACCGGCCCGTTCCGCCCGTCGAACCTGCACCGGACGCTGCCGAACGTCGTCTTCGTCGGCTCGGGCACCCAGCCCGGCGTCGGCGTGCCCATGGTGCTCATCTCCGGCAAACTCGCCGCCAGCCGCATCACCGGGGGATCCTGA
- the idi gene encoding isopentenyl-diphosphate Delta-isomerase, giving the protein MTTRENHLVELVDDAGRTRGETTVSAAHQPPGQLHRAFSVLLVDPDGRVLLQRRASVKTRFPLRWANSCCGHPAPGESLVEAANRRLREELGAGPVELTEVGVYAYYAEDPATSRVEFEYDHVLRGEFRPDSPLLPDPAEVAELRWVDPVTLVADLDADPRAYAPWLGGVVNRLLRPSGPTVGPSKPAVTPSGPPANDAAERSGGR; this is encoded by the coding sequence GTGACCACCCGCGAGAACCACCTCGTCGAGCTCGTCGACGACGCCGGGCGGACGCGGGGCGAGACCACCGTGTCCGCCGCCCACCAGCCCCCGGGCCAACTCCACCGCGCCTTCTCGGTGCTGCTCGTCGACCCCGACGGCCGGGTGCTGCTGCAACGGCGGGCCTCGGTGAAGACCCGCTTCCCGCTGCGCTGGGCCAACTCGTGCTGCGGCCACCCGGCTCCGGGCGAGTCCCTGGTCGAGGCCGCCAACCGCCGGCTGCGCGAGGAGCTCGGCGCCGGCCCGGTCGAGCTGACCGAGGTCGGGGTGTACGCCTACTACGCCGAGGACCCGGCCACCAGCCGGGTGGAGTTCGAGTACGACCACGTCCTGCGGGGGGAGTTCCGGCCGGACAGCCCGCTGCTGCCCGACCCGGCGGAGGTGGCCGAGCTGCGCTGGGTCGACCCCGTCACGCTGGTGGCCGACCTCGACGCCGACCCCCGCGCGTACGCACCGTGGCTGGGCGGGGTGGTGAACCGTCTGCTGCGCCCCTCGGGGCCGACCGTCGGCCCGTCGAAGCCGGCCGTCACCCCGTCCGGTCCGCCGGCGAACGACGCGGCGGAGCGGTCGGGTGGCCGATGA
- a CDS encoding MerR family transcriptional regulator, whose protein sequence is MADEALSAGAVARRLGVAVTTLRTWHQRYGLGPSEHVPGHHRRYTPADLARLEIMRRLTAQGVTPAEAARWAGRTLDAVPTDTGVRPRVSTADGRDGGGSTIPVGRAGPAARGLARAAMRLDPVAIGETIARAVQANGVVATWDGLLRPVLFGIGERHAATGALVEVEHLMSRCVSEAFAVAVRTGMPAGPPRILLTCADEEQHTLPLEALAAALAEAGVGCRMLGARVPLPALLDAVNRTGPAAVVIWSHTRVTADAAQLNALLAAPHRPLLVLAAGPGWLADSLPAGVVRPVDLTEAVSLALAVRDSLDQVTPD, encoded by the coding sequence GTGGCCGATGAGGCGCTGAGCGCGGGAGCCGTCGCCCGGCGGCTGGGCGTCGCCGTGACCACCCTGCGCACCTGGCACCAGCGCTACGGTCTCGGGCCCAGCGAGCACGTCCCCGGGCACCACCGGCGCTACACGCCGGCCGACCTCGCGCGCCTGGAGATCATGCGGCGACTCACCGCCCAGGGGGTCACCCCGGCGGAGGCGGCCCGCTGGGCCGGCAGGACGCTGGACGCCGTTCCCACCGACACCGGCGTACGCCCACGGGTGAGCACCGCCGACGGCCGTGACGGCGGCGGGTCGACCATTCCGGTCGGCCGGGCCGGACCGGCGGCCCGGGGGCTGGCCCGCGCCGCCATGCGACTGGACCCGGTGGCGATCGGCGAGACGATCGCCAGGGCCGTCCAAGCGAACGGCGTGGTCGCCACCTGGGACGGGTTGCTGCGCCCGGTGCTCTTCGGCATCGGGGAGCGGCACGCCGCCACCGGCGCCCTGGTCGAGGTCGAACACCTGATGTCGCGCTGCGTCTCGGAGGCGTTCGCGGTGGCCGTCCGGACCGGCATGCCCGCCGGTCCGCCGCGCATCCTGCTCACCTGCGCCGACGAGGAGCAGCACACCCTGCCGTTGGAGGCGCTCGCCGCCGCGCTCGCCGAGGCCGGGGTCGGCTGCCGGATGCTCGGCGCCCGGGTGCCGCTGCCCGCGCTGCTCGATGCCGTCAACCGCACCGGGCCGGCCGCTGTGGTGATCTGGTCGCACACCCGGGTCACCGCCGATGCCGCCCAGCTCAACGCCCTGCTCGCCGCGCCCCACCGGCCGCTGCTGGTGCTCGCCGCCGGGCCTGGCTGGCTGGCGGACTCGCTGCCCGCCGGGGTGGTGCGGCCGGTCGATCTCACAGAGGCGGTCTCGCTGGCGCTGGCCGTACGCGACTCGCTGGACCAGGTCACGCCGGACTGA
- a CDS encoding polysaccharide deacetylase family protein, protein MRPRAVLASGLALLILLGGCGDGSTADRSAAGPSPVASAPLPTEPAPSVSPQPTRSTPPRRLVRPLPAKLPAGLRRTTGVRTVALTFDDGPDPAWTPKILDRLRAARVTATFCVVGTQARRHPDLVRRIVREGHQLCNHSWQHDLDLARRPVAEIRRDLVRTNAAIRAAVPDAKVPFYRQPGGRWTREVVTVAKQLGMRSLHWDVDPQDWGKPTAATIIKRVRAAARPGSVVLLHDGGGNRAATLAACSHLITDLKRRYGIAPLR, encoded by the coding sequence ATGCGCCCACGCGCCGTGCTGGCCTCCGGTCTGGCCCTGCTCATCCTCCTCGGCGGCTGCGGCGACGGCTCCACGGCCGACCGGTCGGCCGCCGGCCCCAGCCCCGTCGCCTCAGCCCCGCTGCCGACCGAACCAGCCCCGTCGGTCAGCCCGCAACCGACCCGGAGCACCCCGCCCCGGCGCCTGGTCCGCCCGCTGCCGGCCAAACTGCCGGCGGGGCTGCGCCGCACGACCGGCGTACGGACGGTGGCGTTGACCTTCGACGACGGGCCCGACCCGGCCTGGACGCCGAAGATTCTCGACCGCCTCCGGGCGGCCCGGGTCACCGCCACGTTCTGCGTGGTGGGCACCCAGGCCCGACGTCACCCCGACCTGGTCCGACGGATCGTGCGGGAGGGGCACCAGCTCTGCAACCACAGTTGGCAGCACGACCTGGACCTCGCCCGACGGCCGGTCGCCGAGATCCGGCGGGACCTCGTCCGCACCAACGCGGCGATCCGGGCGGCGGTGCCGGACGCCAAGGTGCCGTTCTACCGGCAACCGGGCGGCCGGTGGACGCGCGAGGTGGTGACGGTCGCCAAGCAGCTCGGCATGCGGTCGTTGCACTGGGACGTCGACCCGCAGGACTGGGGCAAGCCGACCGCCGCGACGATCATCAAGCGGGTCCGCGCCGCAGCCCGGCCCGGCTCGGTCGTGCTGCTGCACGACGGGGGCGGCAATCGGGCGGCCACGCTGGCCGCCTGCTCGCACCTGATCACCGATCTGAAGCGCCGCTACGGCATCGCCCCACTCCGCTAG